A portion of the Lolium rigidum isolate FL_2022 chromosome 1, APGP_CSIRO_Lrig_0.1, whole genome shotgun sequence genome contains these proteins:
- the LOC124656412 gene encoding uncharacterized protein LOC124656412: MPPRRAPPPPPPPPLEIGQALLNVTQILAQLAQNQAQNNEGNGRVTIREFLNLNPRTFDTPLKPLDADDWLREMNRTLNTARVAPADRVSFVTFLLRGESAAWWDSYLERRDPDVETSWDDFQALFRRHHIRDGAMDKMREEFRRLTQADMDVETYSRAFTNLARYAGDEISTDERKQDKFRERPQPYGQVRYQPRSSAKLR, encoded by the coding sequence ATGCCTCCAAGGCgcgcacctccgcctcctccacctccacctctggAAATTGGGCAAGCTCTGCTGAATGTGACTCAGATTCTAGCGCAGTTGGCCCAGAACCAGGCGCAGAACAATGAAGGGAATGGCCGGGTCACTATCAGAGAGTTCCTTAATCTCAACCCGCGCACCTTCGACACTCCACTGAAGCCActagatgcagatgattggcttcGTGAGATGAACCGCACCCTCAACACTGCGCGTGTAGCTCCAGCAGACAGAGTTTCCTTTGTGACCTTCCTCCTGAGAGGTGAGTCTGCTGCATGGTGGGACAGCTACCTGGAGAGGAGAGATCCAGATGTTGAGACTAGTTGGGATGACTTCCAGGCACTTTTCAGGCGTCACCACATTCGTGATGGTGCCATGGACAAGATGCGTGAGGAGTTTCGTAGGCTCACACAGGCTGATATGGATGTGGAAACCTACAGCAGAGCCTTCACCAACCTTGCTCGCTATGCAGGTGATGAGATCTCCACCGATGAGAGGAAGCAAGACAAGTTTCGCGAGAGGCCTCAACCCTACGGTCAAGTTCGCTATCAACCTCGATCAAGTGCGAAACTTCGATGA